A window of the Anticarsia gemmatalis isolate Benzon Research Colony breed Stoneville strain chromosome W, ilAntGemm2 primary, whole genome shotgun sequence genome harbors these coding sequences:
- the LOC142986010 gene encoding uncharacterized protein LOC142986010: MSSTSKSANTYVVKDVKEKANPPKTKKGPSSQKAASTSAAPKTYTRSLREKVLAKSAQAVSVSSMSHEESETLEAVIERVEAQHPLETQMGPQEKVEMWKQGEEDLPPRPIQSEDEEGSMVSASDSILSDVSKLSGHLRSGRKSLLLTTCRGTGIEMDAANKAANTMLLKGKEALEQAGNMKKECKLIALDSLQSLYETVLSLSDSRSRHKYNLEKERSRHAQELVRIERAHSREITKLTEALLQTRQQVEDTHKEAKDIRQWLEFETVEPHRHIAELSKATKELDSKFNKLTDTVQTYCKNDTTGAQLEPLSSKLRGIEANMKQVQEQLDELRRATNKIEEKTSTVGQTLLQHLSSEPTQAPPNHPQLEEELKSLSNKLEDLSSKITLAHNTPMAPPRVEIGEHLKPITERLKSVSSDLKTLKEQKEKEAPPPSISLGAEMALAEMIKTQASAKPTYVQAAAKKPPTPPRRPNHSLIISSADKTHTSETIVKTLRSVICPKTTGARVDRVKKVKNQKVILTCNNKEDLAKIKSKIDKSQTLKSEEARTNNPLIIIRDVMAYHTDSELVEHILAQNRQILEGVEVKERIIKVRYRKRARNALECHPVLEVSPPLHKNILEAGKLYIDLQRRPVADQSPLRAPKYPTFAKVAPTSPTPSVDTSTKIKIIQANLQRSQLATAELLQVAQDRGISIALVQEPYVGSTGILKQHPGTRVIQCTLNRRKPNKAAVIVFGDNLEVIHDPQLVTETEAAVLIVAGTLKLGIISLYYEGDQEIEPYINRTKSLIGKLKTTHNIVAGDVNAWSHWWGSSSEDPRGAAYSSFLDQMDLHILNTGDTPTFETNRRGRLYTSIVDVTACSQPLLGKLEDWRVNRSLTTSDHNAITFTLRVEGTLKPLTPQTTRIYNTKKANWSDFTLQLKTSLAEKNITPQTIEGIITPSSLESILESYITTIKDTCDKTIPKVGSNKRNPTPPWWTQSLGQLKQEVLRKKRRIRNAAPIRRQHVIDEYQCAKNIYKTKAEEAQTSSWKEFCKSQEKESMWDGIYRVIRKTARRQDDTLLRNTAGETLSPEDSAELLGKTFYPDDTTNTDSPYHTQLRAITSSNQHRETSHNIPDDPPFTMAELDTVLSTLNPKKAPGPDGLTADICTAAITCGKELFLAIANKCLSLEYFPIPWKKAHVIILRKPGKEDYTHPKSYRPIGLLAVFGKIVEKLMIRRTLWHIQPTLNNNQYGFMPGRGTEDALYNLVDHIREEIKQKKIVLLISLDIEGAFDNAWWPALKHQLGRKKCPNNIYNMIGSYLQDRKITVNYARATYTKGTTKGCVQGSIGGPTFWNIILDSLLHQLTSEGTYCQAFADDVVLLFSDHSSTTIQHQANQTLQSVVEWGQQNKLHFAAHKTSAMVLTKKLKFDPPQIYMSGKAISLVEEVKILGLIINRPLTFTTHVAATCKKAADIYKQLACAAKVTWGLNSEIIRTIYIAVIEPIILYASSVWAPATELNKVQDTLNSIQRGFALKICKAYRTVSLTSALALTGILPIDLRIQEAASFYKTKKGLSQDYIPPGKELEHGTGNLRPLHPSKLPPIKFELLEDMEPHTITTHQITGPQIYTDGSKIEGKTGAALTWWEKGKETHNSIFSLGCFCTVFQAELFALHKAIEMANTSKEPVVNILSDSRSSLELLQSSTTTSTLATTIKQHIAEATAEGRAIRLFWLRAHAGTPGNERADELAKLGALSKNQHTQPVDYDKVPLSFARRKIREESVRKWQDRYNSSTTGATTKRFLPEVNTAYRFNRETPITPIHVQAFTGHGGIAEYLHRFKLKSSPDCECEEGAIETVWHIILECPRFLAHRTELEIKLGIKLTSTNLPSLLHQKETGRPFLDYIEKIFKVAHRRNSSEEGGASSHPTLNSQPPPLQVTELPPTSNLQTNLTTSITKLLREGQPGAPGLRTRNVVLFMNTNYERLGIGFCYSSGPNRVAISPGVALQLKGSTTKTTIKRKRFDALGELEVAGLHTRVARTNNKTILLFDRIADITQFTQACQLLLTIAQTSDPTTNTPRIISVDSMVIGFDRGQAAEYLGCVEASKHHEVVVYEGRGQNLNFLKTNTQQSAPTPPSPQQPTASSSALSGSEILQQKLEKSLAATKPTITTTPIPTYLKFLPVTLGAALYRAPQALRQKLLPGRPSISSYYNINQSPHHPIPQPINQPTAPTNIRTRAQMGQIQAPRLIKVVNKVDHMVNSFIEYVAILQATKTLKTAACKKILELPQYKSEQLVKDMLEEHEATIYNNDTHQVIQGVPMTQHMAAYNATAGIVFLDEIESRQGTTSYQTPPEDPIVVTTKDTKIWLEDRILEKASSLTQEDPYNNWELPTITWVNGVPGCGKTTWIINNFNQQTDIITTTTTESKNELRERISQRQGAEAAERIRTMASILANGVKDQDRSSCSRIIVDEALMNHFGSIIMVVRQLKATQLLLIGDINQLPYIDRDNLFKLHYYRPYHLTPITKELLCTHRCPVDVAYAMQEIYTGVYSSSKVIKSLHISSFRGAEIPKNQPNTLYLTNTQVEKETLKHQGYGKGEGSKVLTVHEAQGLQQPSVIMVRMSTRDIKIYQSVPHAVVALSRHTKSLVYYTDGADDALSTLMKKAIRQTPTEITEYNTKMAILNRDNNIISQLINKIGPHQQLNQ; encoded by the exons ATGTCTTCGACATCAAAATCGGCCAACACATACGTCGTCAAGGACGTCAAAGAAAAGGCCAACCCACCCAAGACCAAAAAGGGCCCAAGCTCCCAAAAGGCAGCATCCACATCAGCCGCCCCCAAAACCTACACTCGCTCACTGAGGGAGAAGGTGCTTGCCAAAAGCGCTCAGGCTGTCTCCGTGAGCTCAATGTCTCATGAAGAAAGCGAGACACTAGAGGCAGTCATCGAGAGAGTGGAAGCCCAACACCCTCTAGAGACACAGATGGGACCACAAGAGAAGGTCGAGATGTGGAAACAAGGAGAAGAAGACCTACCACCAAGACCCATACAGTCGGAAGACGAAGAGGGTTCTATGGTCTCCGCATCCGACTCCATTCTCTCAGACGTCTCTAAACTAAGCGGGCACCTGCGATCCGGCAGAAAAAGCCTCCTCCTCACCACCTGCAGAGGCACCGGCATCGAGATGGACGCCGCCAACAAAGCAGCCAACACCATGCTGTTAAAAGGGAAGGAAGCCTTAGAGCAGGCTGGTAACATGAAGAAGGAGTGCAAGCTTATAGCACTGGACTCCCTTCAATCCCTATATGAGACAGTGCTCTCACTATCTGACTCCAGGTCAAGACACAAATACAACCTGGAGAAAGAGAGATCGCGCCACGCACAAGAGCTGGTGCGCATCGAGAGGGCCCACAGCAGGGAGATTACCAAGCTTACCGAAGCACTGCTCCAAACCCGACAACAGGTGGAGGACACTCATAAGGAAGCCAAGGACATAAGGCAGTGGCTAGAGTTCGAAACAGTCGAGCCGCACAGGCACATTGCCGAACTGTCCAAAGCCACCAAGGAGCTGGACTCAAAATTCAACAAACTGACTGACACAGTACAAACGTACTGTAAAAACGACACCACCGGTGCCCAACTGGAGCCCCTCAGCAGCAAGCTTCGAGGCATAGAAGCTAACATGAAACAAGTCCAAGAACAGCTGGACGAGCTGAGGAGGGCCACAAACAAAATCGAGGAGAAAACCTCGACAGTCGGCCAAACACTGCTACAACATCTAAGCAGTGAACCAACACAGGCACCACCAAATCACCCACAACTTGAGGAGGAACTCAAGTCCCTCTCTAATAAATTAGAGGACTTGTCATCCAAAATCACCCTCGCCCACAACACTCCTATGGCACCACCAAGAGTGGAAATCGGCGAACACCTCAAGCCGATCACCGAGAGGCTGAAATCAGTGTCCTCGGACCTCAAGACCCTCAAGGAGCAAAAGGAGAAGGAGGCACCACCACCCAGCATCAGCCTAGGAGCAGAAATGGCACTGGCGGAGATGATTAAGACACAGGCTAGCGCAAAACCTACATACGTGCAAGCTGCAGCCAAAAAGCCACCAACCCCACCAAGGAGGCCAAACCACAGTCTCATAATCTCGTCAGCTGACAAAACCCATACCAGCGAGACAATAGTCAAGACACTTCGCTCGGTAATCTGCCCTAAAACCACTGGAGCAAGAGTGGACAGGGTGAAAAAAGTTAAAAACCAAAAGGTTATTTTGACCTGCAACAACAAAGAGGATCTGGCCAAGATAAAGTCGAAGATCGACAAAAGCCAAACACTCAAGTCGGAGGAAGCCAGGACCAACAACCCCCTCATCATCATCAGGGATGTCATGGCCTACCACACAGACTCCGAACTAGTGGAGCACATCCTGGCTCAAAATCGCCAGATTCTCGAGGGAGTCGAGGTAAAGGAGCGCATCATCAAGGTGCGCTACAGGAAGAGGGCCCGAAACGCCCTGGAGTGCCACCCAGTGCTGGAAGTCTCCCCCCCCCTTCACAAAAACATCTTAGAGGCGGGAAAACTCTACATTGACCTCCAAAGGAGACCAGTGGCTGACCAGTCCCCTTTG CGCGCTCCAAAATATCCTACCTTTGCTAAGGTGGCCCCAACCTCACCCACTCCATCAGTGGACACATCcactaaaatcaaaatcatcCAAGCCAACCTCCAACGGTCACAACTGGCAACTGCCGAGCTGCTACAAGTGGCACAGGATCGGGGAATCTCGATAGCCCTAGTACAGGAACCCTACGTAGGTAGTACAGGCATCCTAAAACAACACCCAGGCACAAGAGTCATCCAGTGCACCCTGAACCGCAGAAAACCAAACAAAGCAGCAGTCATCGTCTTCGGCGACAACCTGGAGGTTATTCATGACCCCCAACTAGTCACTGAGACGGAAGCGGCAGTTTTGATCGTGGCAGGAACACTCAAGCTTGGAATAATCTCACTATATTATGAGGGAGACCAAGAAATTGAGCCCTACATCAACCGCACCAAAAGCCTTATAGGCAAACTTAAAACAACACACAACATCGTCGCGGGAGATGTCAACGCCTGGAGTCACTGGTGGGGAAGCTCTTCTGAAGACCCAAGGGGAGCAGCCTACAGTTCATTCCTTGACCAGATGGACCTACACATCCTGAACACAGGAGACACACCAACCTTCGAAACCAACAGGAGAGGCAGACTCTACACCAGCATAGTCGACGTGACAGCCTGCAGCCAGCCACTCCTAGGCAAACTAGAAGATTGGAGAGTCAATAGAAGTCTCACAACTTCAGACCACAACGCCATCACCTTCACGCTGCGAGTAGAGGGGACCCTTAAACCCTTAACCCCTCAAACAACTCGCATCTACAACACCAAGAAGGCAAATTGGTCAGACTTCACACTCCAACTCAAAACCAGCCTGGCGGAGAAGAACATCACTCCACAAACAATTGAAGGCATCATCACACCATCATCTCTTGAGTCCATACTGGAATCCTACATCACAACCATCAAAGACACTTGTGATAAAACAATACCAAAAGTAGGATCCAACAAAAGGAACCCAACACCACCGTGGTGGACACAGTCTCTGGGACAACTTAAACAAGAAGTCCTCAGGAAAAAGAGACGCATCCGCAACGCGGCACCCATCAGGCGACAGCACGTCATCGACGAGTACCAGTGCGCCAAAAACATCTACAAAACCAAAGCCGAAGAGGCACAAACTTCCAGTTGGAAGGAATTCTGTAAGTCACAGGAGAAAGAGAGCATGTGGGACGGCATCTACAGAGTCATCAGGAAAACCGCGAGGCGTCAGGACGACACCCTCCTCCGGAACACCGCAGGAGAAACACTCAGCCCGGAAGACTCCGCGGAACTCCTTGGTAAAACATTCTACCCAGATGACACCACAAACACCGACTCCCCATACCACACTCAACTCCGAGCAATCACCAGCAGCAACCAACACCGGGAAACCTCCCACAACATACCAGATGATCCGCCATTCACAATGGCGGAACTGGACACTGTGCTTTCTACATTAAACCCAAAGAAAGCCCCTGGTCCAGATGGCCTCACAGCCGACATCTGCACAGCAGCCATCACATGCGGTAAGGAACTGTTCTTGGCGATAGCAAACAAGTGCTTGTCGCTAGAATACTTCCCAATCCCGTGGAAAAAGGCCCACGTAATCATCCTTAGGAAACCCGGCAAGGAAGACTACACCCACCCAAAGTCCTACAGACCCATAGGCCTCCTAGCAGTTTTCGGCAAAATTGTCGAGAAACTCATGATAAGGAGAACCCTATGGCACATCCAACCAACACTCAACAACAACCAGTATGGTTTCATGCCCGGGCGCGGGACAGAGGACGCCCTCTACAATCTAGTGGATCACATCAGAGAGGAAATCAAGCAAAAGAAGATAGTACTCCTAATCTCACTGGACATAGAAGGGGCGTTCGACAACGCGTGGTGGCCAGCACTTAAACACCAACTGGGAAGGAAGAAGTGCCCAAACAACATATACAACATGATCGGCTCTTATCTACAAGACCGAAAAATCACAGTCAACTATGCTAGGGCAACCTACACAAAAGGCACCACCAAGGGATGTGTCCAAGGCTCCATCGGAGGACCCACATTCTGGAACATCATCCTGGACTCGCTACTCCACCAACTCACCAGCGAGGGTACCTACTGCCAAGCATTTGCTGACGACGTGGTCCTACTATTCTCAGACCACTCCTCAACCACCATCCAACATCAAGCAAACCAAACCCTGCAATCAGTAGTGGAATGGGgtcaacaaaacaaacttcaCTTCGCCGCGCACAAGACCAGCGCCATGGTTCTAACCAAGAAGCTCAAGTTTGACCCCCCCCAAATCTACATGTCAGGTAAGGCCATCAGCTTAGTGGAAGAGGTCAAAATTCTAGGTCTCATCATCAACCGCCCCCTAACCTTCACCACACATGTAGCCGCCACTTGTAAAAAAGCGGCGGACATCTACAAACAACTAGCGTGTGCAGCAAAGGTAACCTGGGGCCTCAACAGCGAGATCATCAGGACCATCTACATCGCGGTCATAGAACCGATCATCCTGTACGCCTCAAGCGTATGGGCTCCGGCAACTGAGCTCAACAAGGTACAAGATACCCTCAACTCCATCCAAAGAGGCTTTGCCCTCAAAATCTGCAAGGCCTACAGGACAGTGTCACTGACATCAGCCCTCGCCCTAACAGGAATCCTACCAATAGATCTTAGGATCCAAGAGGCAGCCAGCTTCTACAAAACCAAAAAGGGTCTTAGCCAAGACTACATACCACCGGgaaaggagctggaacatgggACCGGCAATCTTCGCCCACTCCACCCATCCAAACTTCCACCAATTAAGTTTGAGCTCCTGGAGGACATGGAACCCCACACCATCACCACCCACCAAATCACCGGCCCTCAAATCTACACCGACGGCAGCAAAATTGAGGGAAAAACCGGAGCAGCCCTAACATGGTGGGAAAAAGGTAAAGAAACCCATAACTCCATTTTCAGTCTTGGCTGCTTCTGCACCGTGTTCCAGGCCGAACTATTCGCCCTTCACAAGGCAATAGAAATGGCAAATACCAGCAAGGAGCCAGTGGTGAACATCCTGAGCGACTCCAGATCATCACTGGAGCTGCTGCAATCATCAACCACCACCAGCACCCTAGCTACCACCATCAAACAACACATAGCAGAGGCAACAGCCGAAGGGAGAGCAATCAGGCTCTTCTGGCTAAGGGCCCATGCTGGCACTCCAGGTAACGAGAGAGCAGACGAGCTAGCAAAGCTAGGAGCTCTGTCCAAAAACCAACATACACAACCAGTGGATTATGACAAAGTCCCACTGTCCTTCGCCAGGAGGAAAATCCGAGAGGAATCCGTCCGGAAATGGCAGGACAGATACAACTCATCAACCACAGGAGCTACCACAAAAAGGTTTCTTCCAGAGGTCAACACAGCCTACCGGTTCAACAGGGAAACACCAATAACACCAATCCACGTGCAAGCCTTCACAGGCCACGGCGGCATAGCGGAGTACCTACACCGGTTTAAACTAAAATCGAGCCCAGACTGCGAATGCGAAGAGGGAGCAATAGAGACAGTATGGCATATCATACTAGAATGTCCACGCTTCCTAGCACATCGCACTGAGCTCGAGATTAAACTCGGCATCAAATTAACATCTACAAACCTCCCATCACTTCTTCACCAGAAGGAAACAGGAAGACCCTTTTTGGACTACATCGAGAAGATCTTCAAGGTAGCCCACAGGAGGAACAGTAGTGAGGAAGGAGGCGCATCGTCGCACCCCACACTAAACTCTCAACCACCACCACTACAGGTCACGGAGTTACCACCAACCTCCAACCTTCAAACTAATTTAACAACATCCATAACCAAACTGCTGAGAGAGGGACAACCGGGAGCCCCCGGCCTGAGAACCAGGAATGTGGTACTCTTCATGAACACCAATTATGAGCGTCTGGGGATAGGCTTCTGCTACTCCTCAGGCCCCAACAGAGTCGCCATATCACCTGGGGTAGCCCTACAACTAAAAGGCAGCACCACTAAAACTACCATCAAAAGGAAAAGGTTCGACGCCCTAGGAGAACTGGAAGTCGCGGGTCTACACACAAGAGTAGCCCGCACCAACAACAAAACCATCCTGCTATTCGACAGAATAGCAGACATCACCCAGTTCACCCAAGCGTGTCAGCTGCTACTAACAATAGCTCAAACCAGTGACCCCACCACCAACACACCGCGCATCATCAGCGTGGACTCGATGGTCATTGGCTTTGACAGAGGACAGGCAGCGGAGTACCTTGGCTGTGTAGAGGCCTCCAAACACCACGAGGTCGTGGTCTACGAAGGTAGGGGACAAAACCTCAACTTTCTCAAGACCAACACACAGCAATCTGCACCAACACCTCCATCACCACAACAACCAACAGCTTCATCTTCAGCGCTTAGCGGCTCGGAGATACTTCAGCAGAAGCTGGAAAAGAGCTTAGCAGCAACAAAACCCACCATCACAACAACTCCCATACCAACCTACCTTAAATTCCTCCCAGTAACACTGGGAGCAGCCCTCTATAGAGCACCACAGGCCCTCCGCCAAAAATTACTCCCAGGAAGACCTTCTATCTCGTCTTACTACAACATTAATCAAAGCCCTCATCATCCCATTCCACAACCAATCAACCAACCAACAGCCCCCACCAACATCAGGACCAGGGCACAAATGGGACAAATCCAGGCGCCAAGACTCATAAAGGTCGTCAACAAAGTGGACCACATGGTCAACTCCTTCATCGAGTACGTGGCCATCCTTCAAGCCACAAAAACCCTCAAAACAGCAGCTTGCAAAAAAATACTGGAGCTACCCCAGTATAAAAGCGAGCAGCTGGTGAAGGACATGCTCGAGGAACATGAGGCCACCATCTACAACAATGACACCCACCAAGTCATACAAGGAGTCCCTATGACCCAACACATGGCAGCATACAACGCCACAGCGGGCATAGTCTTCTTAGACGAAATTGAGTCTAGGCAAGGCACAACATCCTACCAAACCCCACCCGAGGACCCCATCGTGGTAACAACCAAAGATACAAAGATCTGGCTCGAGGATAGGATCCTGGAGAAAGCCAGCTCTTTAACACAGGAGGATCCATACAACAACTGGGAACTACCAACCATCACTTGGGTCAACGGAGTTCCAGGGTGCGGTAAAACCACCTGGATCATCAACAATTTCAACCAACAAACAGACATCATCACCACCACAACAACAGAGTCTAAAAATGAGTTGAGGGAGAGGATTAGTCAACGGCAAGGAGCAGAGGCAGCGGAGAGGATTCGCACAATGGCCTCCATTCTCGCGAATGGAGTAAAGGACCAGGACCGGAGCAGTTGCAGCCGCATCATAGTTGATGAGGCTCTAATGAACCACTTCGGCTCAATCATCATGGTCGTGCGCCAACTCAAAGCCACCCAATTACTACTCATCGGGGACATCAACCAACTTCCCTACATCGACCGTGACAACCTCTTCAAACTACATTACTACAGACCTTATCATCTAACACCTATCACAAAGGAGCTGCTGTGCACACACAGGTGTCCTGTAGACGTGGCATACGCCATGCAGGAAATCTACACAGGTGTGTACTCCTCAAGTAAGGTCATAAAGTCCTTACACATCTCCAGCTTCAGAGGAGCAGAGATCCCCAAAAACCAACCAAATACTCTCTACCTAACAAACACTCAGGTAGAGAAGGAAACCCTAAAACACCAGGGATATGGTAAGGGTGAGGGATCAAAAGTCCTAACTGTCCATGAGGCTCAAGGACTACAGCAGCCATCTGTCATCATGGTGAGGATGTCTACAAGAGACATTAAAATCTACCAGAGTGTCCCACATGCAGTGGTGGCACTCTCAAGACACACCAAATCCCTCGTCTACTACACCGACGGGGCAGACGACGCACTCAGTACTCTCATGAAGAAAGCCATCCGGCAGACTCCTACCGAGATTACTGAGTACAACACCAAAATGGCCATCTTAAACAGGGATAACAATATCATCTCCCAGTTAATCAATAAAATTGGACCACATCAACaactaaatcaataa